The DNA segment TCGTTTTCATTTATTATTTGCACTTAGTTTAGTTTTTGTGATGGGAGTATATTACATCTCAGATTTTTTCGAGCGATCGCCTGTGGCAAGTTGTAATATCCCCTATGGTTTTATTCAGACAAAAGAGGCTAAATCCTATACATTTGCTGAAGAGATAGTTGTTCAACCTTGGCGCGGTCAGCATCATGTATACGCTTTATTTCAGATTCCCGACGGCTACCAACATGAGTATTTATTTCGGCTAAAAATCCCAGGAGAACCTACTCAATGTGGGGGATTAATGCCTCTTGATAAAAATGTTCTTGCTAGCATTCCCCGCAAGCAAGGTTACTATCCAGTTCGAGGATATTTAAATACTCGCATTGCTCTAAATCTGATGATCCAAGGTAAGCTCAATCAGTTAAAGCAACCACAAAACTGGCAGCTTGGTTATGTTAAAAATAACTAGTATAATGTGGCATAAATCACTCATCTTTTACAAAGAAATTAACACCCTGAGAAAAATTTAATTATGAAATACGGTTGTTAAATTAACATTCCGGCAATACAAGCGGTAATAAAACCTGCCAACAATCCACCAATCATGCTTCTAACACCCATCCGGGCTAAATCATGTTGACGTTGAGGAGCCATTCCAGTAATACCGCCTATCGTAATCCCAATTGAACCGATATTGGCAAAGTTACACAAAGCATAGGTAGCAATAATCACTGCCCTCTCAGAGATTTTTCCACTTTTGATTAAGTTTCCCAAATCTACATAAGCCAGAAACTCATTCAAAATTGTTTTCTTACCCAGTAGCGCCCCCACTTGCGCGCAATCGCTCCAAGGTACACCCATAAAAAACGCTACAGGAGCCATAATAAAAGACAAAATCCACTCTAAAGATAATTGTGGTAAACCAATATAAGACCCCAACCATCCAATTAGGGCATTAACAACAGCCAACAACCCCAAAAAGGCAATAATCATTACCCCCACATTCACTGCTAGCTTTACACCGTCAATTGCGCCGCTAGCAGCCGCATCAATTACATTGACATAACCAGTCTCGCCTTCCATCTTTGCCTGACTAGCAGTTTCCGATACTTCCGTTTCTGGATAAAGTAATTTTGATACTACTAACGAGGTAGGAGCCGTCATAAAAAAAGCAGCAATTAAATGTTCTGGAGGTATTCCAAAAGACAAATAAGCACCCAGCACACCACCAGCAATTGTGGCAAAGCCTCCAGTCATCACCGCATGGAGTTCTGATTGGGTCATTTTTGCCACATAGGGTTTTACCATCAGTGCTGATTCTGTCGGCCCTAGAAAAATGTTACCAGCACAAGATAGAGATTCGGAACCAGAAGTTTTCATTGTCTTCATCATCACCCATGCCAACCCATTGACCACCCTTGGTAAAATGCCGTAATAATACAAGACGTTAATGAAGGCAGAAAAAAAGATAATTGTCGGTAGTACTTGAAAGGCAAAAAAATGATCCTTAAAATTATCGCCAAAGACGAATTTTGCCCCCACATCTGAGAATGATAAAAAATGGCTGACTGTATCACCCAAAGACCTAAACACATTTAATCCCCAAGGTGTTTTGAGAATCACTAGCGCCAATACAAATTCCAAACCTAAACCCCAGGCTATAGTTCGCCAACGTACTGCGTCACGGCGAATAGACATAGCGTAGGATATACCAATGAAAACTAAAATTCCTAAAGCAGATATGGCACGTTCCATGTAATTTTGCTTTTATACAAACATGGTCAAAAAGTATACATAAGAATTTGCTTTTTTGTTCAGTTTTGGGGGAAATTGAAACGCGGAGGATTGGTTATGGGTGATGAAGTGGGAATGAGATGGTGAAGCTGTTGTTATTGAATTTATTGGCAAGTATTATATTTTACACAAATATCCCTCTGCCTTATATTAATGGCTTGGATTTTCAACGAGTGGCGCGGCTAGTCCCTACGGTGGGGTTAATTATTGGGGGGATTTTAGGGTTATTCGATGGAGGCATGAATTATCTGGGTATGCCCGTATTAACTCGTAGTGCCTTGGTGGTGGTACTGTGGATTTTTATCACTGGGGGGTTACATTTAGATGGGGCGATGGATACGGCTGATGGTTTGGCTGTGGGTGACCCAGAACGGCGGTTGGAAGTGATGGCGGATAGTGCTACAGGTGCATTTGGAGCTATGAGTGCGATCGCTATATTATTACTAAAAACCTCTGCCCTCACAGAGATTGGGGAATACCGTTGGCTAGTATTAATGGCTGCTTGTGGTTGGGGACGTTGGGGACAACAAGTGGCGATCGCCTGTTATCCTTATTTAAAAGCCACTGGTAAAGGCGCATTCCATAAACAAGCTATTCGCTCATACAAAGATTTATTACCCGGATTATGCTTGATGTTTGCAATCAGTGGCTTATTTTGGCTAGTAAATAACCATCATCTATTGATATCAGTAGTGGTGTTAATTGCCGGGAGTGCGATCGCTACTTTAACAGCTGCATGGTTTAATCACAAATTAGGCGGACACACCGGCGACACCTACGGCGCAGTCGTCGAGTGGACAGAGGCTTTATTTCTCTGCGTACTCACCATACTCACATAACTTACCATGTAGGCAATAATTCTATCTGTGTTTATCTGCGTGCATCTGCGTTTAATTTCATCCCAGTTTACTCATCAGCACAAACATAATGCGTTCATTCCTGTTTTTCAGTTTTCTGCTCTGTGGGTAAATCTAGATAACTGGATAGCCCCACATCCAGGCTATCAGTTTCTCGGTTGGCTTGAATAACATCGCGCTGGATGTTTCGCAGCAGTTTGAATAACAGCCTGTCGGATATCTCACCAACTAGTAAACTAGCTAAAAATACCCCCACTGTACAAATAATCACCGCAAACAAACCCAAGGGCGCAATAATTAAAATCACCCAAGTCACCGCCGCATTGACTATAGCTACAATCCAGCTACGATATCGGACTAATTTTTTTGTGACAGATGCAGACATAATCTTTGTCCTTGCTTGTTGATGAAAGTGGATTTATTCTGACATCCCTGTGGAAGTGGGATTTTCCATTAGGGGTGGAGAATGTAGACAAACTAAGAGAATTAACTTCCCCACTGTTACACGTATCTGTAAAGACTCGTAGTGTCTTTTCTTATAAGAGTATAATCGCG comes from the Nostoc sp. PCC 7120 = FACHB-418 genome and includes:
- the csx18 gene encoding CRISPR-associated protein Csx18; the encoded protein is MSASVTKKLVRYRSWIVAIVNAAVTWVILIIAPLGLFAVIICTVGVFLASLLVGEISDRLLFKLLRNIQRDVIQANRETDSLDVGLSSYLDLPTEQKTEKQE
- a CDS encoding NupC/NupG family nucleoside CNT transporter, whose translation is MERAISALGILVFIGISYAMSIRRDAVRWRTIAWGLGLEFVLALVILKTPWGLNVFRSLGDTVSHFLSFSDVGAKFVFGDNFKDHFFAFQVLPTIIFFSAFINVLYYYGILPRVVNGLAWVMMKTMKTSGSESLSCAGNIFLGPTESALMVKPYVAKMTQSELHAVMTGGFATIAGGVLGAYLSFGIPPEHLIAAFFMTAPTSLVVSKLLYPETEVSETASQAKMEGETGYVNVIDAAASGAIDGVKLAVNVGVMIIAFLGLLAVVNALIGWLGSYIGLPQLSLEWILSFIMAPVAFFMGVPWSDCAQVGALLGKKTILNEFLAYVDLGNLIKSGKISERAVIIATYALCNFANIGSIGITIGGITGMAPQRQHDLARMGVRSMIGGLLAGFITACIAGMLI
- the cobS gene encoding adenosylcobinamide-GDP ribazoletransferase, whose product is MVKLLLLNLLASIIFYTNIPLPYINGLDFQRVARLVPTVGLIIGGILGLFDGGMNYLGMPVLTRSALVVVLWIFITGGLHLDGAMDTADGLAVGDPERRLEVMADSATGAFGAMSAIAILLLKTSALTEIGEYRWLVLMAACGWGRWGQQVAIACYPYLKATGKGAFHKQAIRSYKDLLPGLCLMFAISGLFWLVNNHHLLISVVVLIAGSAIATLTAAWFNHKLGGHTGDTYGAVVEWTEALFLCVLTILT